Proteins found in one Saccharomyces mikatae IFO 1815 strain IFO1815 genome assembly, chromosome: 5 genomic segment:
- the RPS24A gene encoding 40S ribosomal protein eS24 (similar to Saccharomyces cerevisiae RPS24A (YER074W) and RPS24B (YIL069C); ancestral locus Anc_7.262) gives MSDAVTIRTRKVISNPLLARKQFVVDVLHPNRANVSKDELREKLAEVYKAEKDAVSVFGFRTQFGGGKSVGFGLVYNSVAEAKKFEPAYRLVRYGLAEKVEKASRQQRKQKKNRDKKIFGTGKRLAKKVARRNAD, from the coding sequence tctGACGCTGTCACTATCCGTACTAGAAAGGTTATCTCCAACCCATTGTTGGCCAGAAAGCAATTCGTTGTCGACGTCTTGCACCCAAACAGAGCTAATGTCTCCAAGGATGAATTGCGTGAAAAATTGGCCGAAGTCTACAAGGCTGAAAAGGACGCTGTCTCCGTTTTCGGTTTCAGAACCCAATTTGGTGGTGGTAAGTCTGTTGGTTTCGGTTTGGTCTACAACTCTGTTGCTGAAGCCAAGAAGTTCGAACCAGCTTATAGATTAGTCAGATACGGCTTGGCTGAAAAGGTTGAAAAGGCTTCTagacaacaaagaaagcaaaagaagaacagaGACAAGAAGATCTTCGGTACTGGTAAGAGATTGGCTAAGAAGGTTGCTCGTCGTAACGCCGATTAA